A section of the Phaseolus vulgaris cultivar G19833 chromosome 8, P. vulgaris v2.0, whole genome shotgun sequence genome encodes:
- the LOC137825266 gene encoding uncharacterized protein: MTDLPIRKALQKPDVAGRMARWAVELSEFDIHYKPRGPIKGQIYADFVVELSSAATHQEGSDFKWELSVDGSSNQQGSEIGVILEGPDGLLIEQALRFAFKASNNQAEYAALIAGMLLAKEMGAKGLLAKSDSLLVTGQVTGEYQAKDPQMAAYLEYVQVLKESFEVFELVHVPREQNSRADLLVKLASSGKGRG, from the coding sequence ATGACGGACCTTCCAATTCGCAAGGCTTTGCAAAAACCAGATGTGGCGGGAAGGATGGCGCGTTGGGCGGTGGAGCTATCTGAATTTGACATACACTACAAACCTAGGGGCCCCATCAAGGGCCAGATCTATGCCGACTTCGTAGTAGAACTCTCCTCGGCAGCCACACACCAAGAAGGGTCGGATTTCAAGTGGGAACTCTCCGTAGACggctcctcaaaccaacaaggtagtGAAATAGGTGTTATTTTGGAGGGTCCAGATGGGttgttgatcgagcaggccctacggttcgctttcaaagccagcaacaaccaggcggagtatgcggccctgatcgcgggaatgctactggctaaagagatgggagcaAAAGGGTTGTTAGCAAAGAGTGATTCCTTGTTAGTTACAGGCCAGGTCACGGGGGAATACCAAGCtaaagaccctcagatggccGCATACCTAGAATATGTCCAGGTCTTGAAGGAGTCATTTGAAGTGTTTGAGTTAGTCCATGTACCCAGGGAACAAAAttcccgagctgacttgcttgtgaaactcgccagttcgggcaaggggagGGGgtag
- the LOC137825267 gene encoding uncharacterized protein — protein sequence MAAKVLKADLIPDVDLTFTKADLRDVIPHDNDLVVVSLVTAGRKVRRVLVDEGSSTDVMFLTTFNRLQLSTDQLKPYTGCLYCFAGDEVEVRGHIELRTTFTDDTSSRTPSIRYLVVNAPSAYNILLGRPTLNRLGAVPSTRHMKMKFPSLEGAMITIKFDQREAKKCYENNLKTKRGVFSVMTRPPREDGVTREEIICEN from the coding sequence ATGGCAGCAAAAGTACTGAAGGCAGATCTGATTCCCGATGTCGACCTCACCTTCACGAAGGCTGATCTCCGAGATGTCATACCTCACGATAATGATCTGGTGGTAGTTTCTCTAGTCACAGCCGGGAGGAAGGTGCGTCGTGTCCTTGTAGATGAAGGGAGTTCGACCGATGTTATGTTCCTGACAACCTTCAACCGTTTGCAGTTGTCTACGGACCAATTAAAGCCCTACACCGGGTGTTTGTATTGTTTTGCAGGGGACGAAGTGGAAGTTCGTGGGCATATCGAATTAAGGACAACGTTCACAGACGACACGTCTTCACGCACTCCTAGCATCAGGTACCTCGTCGTCAACGCACCATCGGCTTACAATatactgttgggaagaccaacccTGAACAGGCTGGGAGCAGTTCCCtccacgaggcacatgaagatgaaattTCCTTCCCTCGAGGGAGCAATGATCACCATCAAGTTTGACCAAAGGGAGGCTAAGAAGTGTTACGAGAACAACCTCAAGACGAAGAGAGGGGTGTTCTCTGTCATGACCAGACCACCAAGGGAAGACGGAGTAACCCGTGAAGAGATCATCTGTGAAAACTAG